A single region of the Sorghum bicolor cultivar BTx623 chromosome 9, Sorghum_bicolor_NCBIv3, whole genome shotgun sequence genome encodes:
- the LOC110430404 gene encoding uncharacterized protein LOC110430404, translating to MAGAHENERKRGERDRGGGRAAYDGAVLRIGDVDQCALYVSLAPGMENPAGMDLSEGDAARAASDVYPDNVAGQKTAEPAVVVEDAAPQTTQEGTEGHPTVVVGAETAEEHPAPAKTRAGTTVGNEETARTPPPNSVAEEEDKAPTLPPAEERRVPTPPRAETSSPKGSPGHGKGPVIPVTTAGGSTGGEETQAASDDEVEEIQGRPHDGRQHVARLRQEKERLDQERAGALEAGRRAGVELSNKSRELAVQYDTPVVEFVAAHSTLNTHVREILVLDVRNVPEIDVSPAGVSHYLHLW from the exons ATGGCGGGCGCACACGAGAACGAgagaaagagaggagagagggaTAGAGGCGGCGGGCGTGCGGCGTACGACGGGGCGGTGCTTAGA attggagacgttgaccaGTGCGCATTGTacgtgtcactggcacctggtatggaaaatcctgcggggatGGACCTGTCAGAGGgcgatgctgctcg TGCGGCGTCTGACGTTTATCCCGACAACGTCGCTGGCCAGAAGACGGCTGAGCCGGCAGTTGTCGTTGAAGACGCCGCGCCGCAGACCACCCAGGAGGGAACCGAGGGGCACCCCACAGTGGTGGTCGGGGCTGAGACTGCTGAGGAGCACCCAGCTCCAGCGAAGACCAGAGCAGGCACCACTGTGGGGAATGAAGAGACTGCGAGGACACCTCCCCCGAACAGTGTTGCAGAGGAGGAAGACAAGGCTCCGACTCTCCCGCCTGCTGAAGAAAGGAGGGTCCCCACTCCACCCCGAGCAGAGACCTCTTCGCCAAAGGGCTCCCCTGGCCATGGTAAAGGTCCAGTGATACCTGTGACCACGGCTGGGGGAAGCACAGGGGGCGAGGAGACTcaagcggcctccgacgacgaagtTGAAGAAATCCAGGGTCGCCCCCATGATGGTCGCCAGCAC GTTGCGCGCCTCCGCCAAGAAAAGGAGaggctcgaccaggagcgtgccGGCGCGCTAGAGGCTGGGCGCCGAGCTGGTGTGGAATTAAGCAACAAGAGCCGGGAGTTGGCTG TGCAGTACGATACTCCAGTAGTGGAGTTCGTAGCAGCACACTCCACACTGAACACGCACGTACG AGAGATTCTTGTGCTTGACGTGCGCAACGTCCCCGAGATCGATGTATCACCGGCCGGCGTCTCACATTATCTGCATCTttggtaa